From the Alkalibacter rhizosphaerae genome, one window contains:
- a CDS encoding TrkH family potassium uptake protein, with the protein MKRILASWIGYIFKRKRLRPPQILVIGFGILILLGATLLTLPVSSASGTGTDLVTALFTATSAVCVTGLVVVDTATYWSGFGQGVILMLIQIGGLGFMTMATLIFLIAGKRITLRERLLIKDSLNSNTLEGIVRFVRYILIFTVIMELGGAVLLSLVFVPEYGWQHGLVLSVFHSISAFCNAGFDLIGNFQSLTPYVNDPIVNLTISFLVIMGGLGFSVVHDVFETRKWKRLQFHSKIVLTLTGVLLVGSGIILFLLEKNNTMSQLPVQGKALSTLFMSMTPRTAGFNTLDIASLSTGSLFLVILLMFIGGSPGSTAGGVKTTTVGVLLFSLISVLKGRQDTEVFGRTINADTVRRALALTMIGLGLLFVDILILSTTEAAGLTEIVFEAVSAFGTVGLSMGITTELTVVGRLMIMLTMFVGRVGPLTIAFAISEIQSSKESGKYRYPDGKVIV; encoded by the coding sequence ATGAAAAGAATCTTAGCAAGCTGGATAGGCTACATTTTCAAGAGAAAACGATTGCGACCTCCGCAAATTCTCGTTATTGGATTCGGGATTTTGATCTTGCTTGGAGCAACCTTGCTGACATTGCCAGTGTCTTCTGCGTCCGGGACAGGGACCGACTTGGTTACAGCATTGTTTACAGCCACATCGGCAGTTTGTGTTACCGGCCTGGTGGTGGTGGATACAGCCACCTATTGGTCTGGATTTGGACAAGGCGTTATTTTGATGCTCATTCAAATCGGAGGACTTGGATTCATGACCATGGCAACATTGATCTTTTTGATTGCAGGAAAAAGGATCACCCTGCGAGAACGCCTATTGATCAAAGACTCCTTAAACAGCAATACGTTGGAAGGGATTGTACGATTTGTTCGCTATATCTTGATTTTTACCGTTATCATGGAGTTGGGTGGAGCAGTCCTTCTTTCTCTTGTGTTTGTACCGGAGTATGGATGGCAACATGGACTGGTCTTGTCCGTTTTTCATTCCATATCTGCATTTTGCAATGCCGGATTCGATTTGATCGGCAACTTTCAGAGTTTGACGCCCTATGTGAATGATCCCATCGTCAATTTGACCATTTCTTTTCTGGTTATTATGGGGGGACTGGGTTTTTCCGTTGTACACGACGTATTTGAAACTCGAAAGTGGAAGCGACTGCAATTTCATTCAAAAATAGTATTGACACTGACAGGGGTTTTGTTGGTCGGTTCTGGGATCATCCTTTTTTTACTGGAAAAGAACAATACCATGTCTCAGCTGCCGGTACAGGGAAAGGCCCTTTCTACCCTGTTCATGTCCATGACGCCACGAACGGCGGGATTCAATACTTTGGATATTGCGAGTTTGTCTACTGGTTCGCTATTCCTGGTTATTTTGTTGATGTTTATCGGAGGATCGCCTGGATCGACGGCTGGAGGTGTCAAAACCACTACCGTAGGAGTTCTGCTTTTTTCCTTGATCAGTGTGTTGAAAGGGAGACAAGATACGGAAGTGTTTGGAAGGACCATCAATGCAGACACGGTACGAAGAGCCTTGGCCTTGACGATGATCGGCTTGGGACTGTTGTTTGTTGATATCCTGATCTTGTCCACCACAGAAGCAGCCGGACTGACAGAGATCGTTTTCGAAGCTGTTTCTGCTTTTGGAACAGTAGGACTGAGTATGGGGATCACCACAGAGCTGACAGTTGTAGGCAGATTGATGATCATGCTTACCATGTTTGTTGGTCGGGTCGGTCCACTGACTATCGCATTTGCGATCAGCGAAATCCAATCTTCCAAAGAGTCCGG
- a CDS encoding DUF6951 family protein — protein MSKVYVNPGVCGLETTILVEKSGRSDLKITLDTKCPYIKNMEPDLQELDAYTECFSKFGDSAVYESANRNCKHLACPVPSAIIKAIEVESGLALPREVQFIIEK, from the coding sequence ATGTCAAAAGTATATGTGAATCCAGGTGTTTGCGGTTTGGAAACTACCATACTCGTCGAAAAATCAGGACGAAGCGACCTAAAAATCACCTTGGACACCAAATGCCCCTACATCAAAAATATGGAACCAGATCTGCAGGAATTGGACGCTTACACAGAGTGCTTCAGCAAATTTGGCGATTCTGCCGTTTATGAATCCGCCAATCGAAATTGCAAGCATCTGGCTTGTCCCGTTCCAAGTGCCATCATCAAGGCCATTGAAGTGGAAAGCGGTTTGGCTTTACCCAGGGAAGTTCAATTTATCATTGAAAAATAG
- a CDS encoding NCS2 family permease, producing MRAFLEKRFKLKENDTTIRTEVMAGITTFMTMAYILIVNPSILSATGMDFNALITATALAAAIGTFVMALYANYPFALAPGMGLNAYFAFVVVGQMGYSWQLALTAIFAEGIIFILLSFFNVREALFNAIPQTLKKAVSVGIGLFITFIGLQNSGIIVNDDATLLALGNIKEITTVLTLFGVILTVLLLVKKVRGAILWGILATYVLGVICQLTGLYIVNPDMGMFSLIPSGIVSTPPSLAPIFFKFEFSQVLSINFVMVIFTFLFVDLFDTLGTLIGVSTKAGFLNEKGELPKVKQALMADAIATTAGAVLGTSTTTTYVESASGVADGGRTGLTAMTTGILFLLALIFSPVISVIPSFATAPALIIVGLFMIEHVVDIDFTDYSEALPAFLTIIMMPLAYSISDGLAFGGVSYVLIKLLSGKKKDIHPVMYFVALLFLVYILL from the coding sequence ATGAGAGCATTTTTAGAAAAAAGGTTTAAACTGAAAGAGAACGATACTACCATTCGAACAGAGGTAATGGCAGGGATCACTACTTTCATGACAATGGCGTATATTTTGATCGTCAATCCAAGTATCTTGTCTGCTACAGGAATGGACTTCAACGCATTGATCACAGCTACGGCGCTGGCGGCAGCCATCGGAACATTTGTCATGGCATTATATGCAAATTACCCATTTGCTTTGGCACCTGGGATGGGATTGAATGCTTATTTTGCATTTGTTGTCGTTGGACAAATGGGATACAGCTGGCAGTTGGCGTTGACTGCAATTTTTGCTGAAGGTATTATTTTTATTCTTTTGAGCTTTTTTAATGTAAGGGAAGCTTTGTTCAATGCCATTCCACAAACACTGAAAAAAGCGGTGAGTGTCGGGATCGGTCTGTTCATAACATTTATCGGTCTGCAAAACTCGGGGATCATCGTCAACGATGACGCGACGTTGCTGGCCTTGGGAAACATCAAAGAGATCACGACCGTATTGACCCTGTTTGGCGTTATTTTAACGGTACTGCTGCTGGTAAAAAAAGTACGGGGAGCTATTCTTTGGGGTATCCTGGCAACCTACGTCTTAGGTGTTATATGCCAGCTGACGGGACTTTACATTGTAAATCCTGACATGGGGATGTTCTCTTTGATCCCGTCCGGCATCGTATCGACACCGCCTTCTCTGGCGCCGATCTTTTTTAAATTTGAATTTTCTCAGGTGTTGTCCATCAATTTTGTGATGGTCATATTTACCTTCTTGTTTGTGGATCTTTTCGATACACTGGGTACATTGATCGGTGTGTCTACTAAAGCCGGGTTTTTGAATGAAAAAGGAGAATTGCCGAAAGTAAAGCAAGCGCTGATGGCAGATGCCATTGCAACGACTGCCGGTGCCGTTTTGGGGACATCTACAACGACGACTTACGTGGAAAGTGCTTCCGGTGTTGCAGATGGAGGAAGAACAGGTTTGACGGCTATGACGACAGGAATTTTGTTCTTGTTGGCTTTGATCTTTAGTCCCGTCATATCCGTGATCCCATCCTTTGCGACAGCTCCTGCCCTGATCATTGTAGGTTTATTTATGATCGAACACGTGGTGGATATCGATTTTACGGATTATTCTGAAGCTCTTCCGGCATTCTTGACCATCATCATGATGCCTCTTGCCTACAGCATTTCCGATGGCCTTGCCTTCGGAGGCGTATCTTATGTTCTGATCAAGTTGTTGAGTGGAAAGAAAAAGGATATTCATCCGGTAATGTATTTTGTAGCACTCCTGTTCCTGGTTTATATTTTATTGTAA
- a CDS encoding IclR family transcriptional regulator, with the protein MQVVEKISEILQLMVSNPNKKLWRATEISNELNMNISTIHRLLQALKKTGFVNQDSTSKLYTLGLNLIFYAEIVREMNLPGMITYPAVQKLFDYTQETSFITIKEGDTCVVIERINSHHDLRVVKQVGDTKVLGAGACGKIMLAFLPDEIRKRIVCYCDDMEKCEKELALARENGYLVEYLKDIDSTIISAPIFSEQGNVVASLSVAIPQIRFTEEKKVDYIQKIKEIGSEFITKK; encoded by the coding sequence ATGCAAGTAGTAGAAAAAATTTCAGAAATTTTACAATTAATGGTTTCTAACCCCAATAAGAAACTTTGGAGAGCTACAGAGATCAGCAATGAGTTGAATATGAACATTTCTACGATCCACCGATTGTTGCAGGCGTTGAAGAAAACCGGATTTGTGAATCAGGACTCAACCAGCAAACTGTATACATTGGGCCTAAACCTTATATTTTACGCTGAGATCGTTCGAGAAATGAATCTGCCCGGAATGATCACCTACCCGGCTGTGCAAAAATTATTCGATTATACCCAGGAGACTTCCTTTATTACTATTAAAGAAGGAGATACATGTGTGGTTATTGAGAGGATCAACAGCCATCACGATTTAAGAGTCGTCAAGCAAGTCGGAGATACGAAAGTTTTGGGTGCTGGTGCTTGTGGCAAGATCATGCTTGCATTTTTGCCGGATGAAATTCGAAAACGGATCGTGTGTTACTGCGATGATATGGAGAAATGCGAAAAGGAACTTGCATTGGCCCGAGAAAACGGATACCTGGTTGAATACCTTAAAGATATCGACAGTACCATTATATCAGCTCCCATCTTCTCCGAGCAGGGAAACGTGGTAGCCAGCTTGTCGGTTGCCATACCTCAAATCCGATTTACTGAAGAAAAGAAAGTGGATTATATTCAAAAGATCAAAGAAATAGGTAGTGAATTTATTACTAAAAAGTGA
- a CDS encoding LacI family DNA-binding transcriptional regulator — protein MSVKIKDVAKEANVSVATVSRVLNNIPLVNDETKKRVQEAIEKTGYKPNAIARSLKMQKTNTFGIMIPDISRPYYTQVIRGVEDVCNIYNYNIILCNTDSEPTKEEKYFDVFLEKQVDGILYIGKGLSQALINKIESNKTPIVLGAVNDAMGRYHSVAINNELAAYDITNHLIENGHREIAFFTDEDEKSYVGQERKKGFLKALKKHGLKENPIFELKGKYSIRGGYDLMGELLTNTKLPTAVVALNDEMAIGAIRKLEDSGKKVPEDMSVVGFNNFQLSEWLKPGITTVAQPMYDIGAICARIMIKMLNNSKIDEKAVIVPHELIIRDSVKKL, from the coding sequence ATGAGCGTTAAAATCAAGGATGTGGCGAAAGAAGCCAATGTTTCGGTAGCTACTGTATCGAGGGTTTTAAACAACATACCATTAGTAAATGACGAAACAAAAAAAAGAGTGCAGGAAGCAATCGAAAAGACAGGGTATAAACCTAATGCCATAGCCCGGAGCTTGAAGATGCAGAAGACTAATACTTTTGGCATAATGATTCCAGACATATCCCGGCCTTATTACACTCAAGTGATCCGTGGCGTCGAGGATGTGTGTAATATTTATAATTACAATATCATTTTGTGCAATACGGATTCAGAACCAACAAAGGAAGAAAAGTATTTTGATGTTTTCCTGGAGAAGCAGGTGGATGGGATCCTGTATATCGGGAAAGGTCTGAGCCAAGCCTTGATCAACAAGATCGAAAGCAACAAAACTCCTATCGTGTTGGGAGCAGTAAACGATGCGATGGGTCGTTATCACAGTGTTGCAATCAATAACGAATTGGCGGCTTACGACATCACAAACCATCTTATCGAAAATGGACACCGGGAGATCGCGTTTTTTACAGATGAGGATGAAAAATCATACGTTGGACAGGAAAGAAAAAAGGGTTTTTTGAAAGCATTGAAAAAGCACGGGCTTAAAGAAAATCCGATTTTTGAACTGAAAGGAAAGTACAGCATCAGAGGCGGGTACGACTTGATGGGAGAACTACTGACCAATACCAAGCTGCCGACGGCAGTTGTTGCGTTGAACGATGAGATGGCAATAGGAGCCATTCGCAAGTTGGAGGACAGCGGGAAAAAAGTGCCGGAAGACATGAGCGTTGTTGGATTCAATAATTTTCAACTGTCTGAATGGCTAAAGCCGGGCATCACCACGGTTGCTCAGCCAATGTATGACATAGGGGCAATATGTGCAAGGATCATGATCAAGATGTTGAACAACTCCAAGATCGACGAAAAGGCGGTCATTGTTCCACACGAATTGATCATTCGAGATTCCGTCAAGAAACTTTAA